ATGAAGATAAGTATCTATGGAACTGGCTGTAAGAACTGTCTAAACCTTGCTAAAAATGCTAAAATGGCCGCAGAAGAACTTGGCCTTGACTTTGAAATGGAAAAGGTTGAGGATATGACTGAGATAGCTAAGGCTGGTGTAATGAGTACCCCTGCATTAGCTATTGATGGGGAGATTAAAGCTAAAGGAATAGTTTTGAGCAAAGAAGATATAAAAGATTTATTGCAATAATCATCTGGCTACTTATTCCTATAAATATATCAAAAAACAGACTTAAGAGGAGCTTATACTTGTCCCATAGGTCTGTTTTTTCTTATATATCCAATTCTTATATATCCAATTCTTATATATCCAATTCTTATATATCTATTTCTTATATAGCTATTTCTTATACAGCTAATTAAGATTAAGTTTTTTAATACAATAAATTTAAGCATATTGGTAAATTTCATCTTCTTCTCTTATTAATA
The Halanaerobiaceae bacterium ANBcell28 genome window above contains:
- a CDS encoding thioredoxin family protein, whose translation is MKISIYGTGCKNCLNLAKNAKMAAEELGLDFEMEKVEDMTEIAKAGVMSTPALAIDGEIKAKGIVLSKEDIKDLLQ